Proteins encoded in a region of the Bacillus methanolicus genome:
- a CDS encoding NCS2 family permease, whose product MFKLKEYNTTVKTEIIAGITTFLTMVYIVVVNPVILSDAGVPFDQVFTATIIATVIGTLWMAFFANYPIAIAPGMGLNAYFAYSVVGSHGDIDYQTAFAAVFVAGIIFVILSLTPFRKKLIEAIPENLKHGITAGIGLFIAFIGLRLTGIITSHPTNLVALGDLHSPSALLALAGLAITLILMALNVNGALFFGMIITGLIAFFTGQLSFEKGLVSLPSLPEGLLITNPFSAIGDVVQYSLYAVVFSFLLVTIFDTTGTMIGVAQQAGLMKGNTMPKAREALLADSVATTIGAMFGTSPTSAYIESSSGVAAGGRTGLTSLTVAVLFILSAFFGPLVSAVSGLSAITAPALIIVGSLMIGSISNIKWSEIDEAFPAFLIILSMPLTSSIATGIALGFISYPLLKIVKGKWREVHPLVYLFALLFFYQLAFLPH is encoded by the coding sequence ATGTTTAAATTAAAAGAATACAATACAACTGTGAAAACTGAAATAATCGCAGGGATTACGACGTTTTTGACAATGGTCTATATTGTTGTTGTTAACCCGGTTATTTTGTCTGATGCAGGTGTCCCTTTTGATCAAGTATTTACTGCAACCATTATCGCTACTGTCATTGGAACGCTTTGGATGGCTTTTTTTGCAAACTATCCAATTGCTATTGCTCCGGGAATGGGATTAAATGCGTATTTTGCTTATTCTGTTGTCGGCTCTCACGGCGATATTGATTATCAAACTGCTTTTGCAGCCGTTTTTGTTGCCGGAATTATTTTTGTGATTCTTTCTTTAACTCCGTTTCGCAAAAAATTGATTGAAGCCATACCTGAAAATCTAAAACATGGCATAACAGCCGGAATCGGTTTATTTATTGCTTTTATTGGATTGCGTTTAACGGGAATCATTACTTCCCATCCGACAAATTTAGTTGCGCTTGGAGACCTTCATTCTCCGTCGGCTCTGTTGGCACTTGCCGGCCTTGCAATTACGCTTATTTTAATGGCACTTAATGTCAATGGTGCTTTGTTTTTCGGAATGATAATTACGGGGTTGATCGCCTTTTTCACAGGGCAGCTGTCTTTCGAAAAAGGCCTCGTCTCCCTTCCATCACTTCCTGAAGGCTTATTAATTACAAATCCATTTAGTGCCATCGGGGATGTTGTCCAATATAGTCTTTATGCAGTTGTGTTCTCCTTTTTGCTAGTGACTATTTTCGATACAACCGGAACGATGATCGGTGTTGCACAGCAAGCAGGACTGATGAAAGGAAATACGATGCCAAAGGCAAGGGAAGCATTGTTGGCTGATTCAGTTGCTACGACCATTGGTGCCATGTTTGGGACAAGCCCGACTTCCGCTTATATTGAGTCTTCTTCAGGCGTTGCTGCAGGTGGACGGACCGGATTAACATCCTTAACAGTCGCTGTATTGTTCATTCTTTCCGCCTTTTTCGGACCTTTAGTAAGTGCAGTTTCAGGATTGTCGGCCATAACAGCTCCTGCACTTATTATCGTAGGAAGTCTTATGATCGGAAGCATTTCCAATATTAAGTGGAGCGAAATTGATGAAGCTTTTCCGGCATTTTTAATTATTTTGAGCATGCCGCTTACGTCAAGCATTGCAACTGGAATTGCTCTTGGTTTTATTTCTTATCCATTATTGAAAATTGTAAAAGGAAAGTGGCGTGAAGTACATCCGCTCGTGTACTTATTCGCATTATTATTTTTCTACCAGCTCGCATTTTTACCTCATTAA
- a CDS encoding YhcU family protein, producing the protein MKVVYASTPDQEQKIKELVDYFYSNVFPLYFSDEDIMEFKRQKVLHTSTRHFEYFGTLKEAYQVIASLQTLISILETSQNKEKYYSLFMKNASILEEFDIYFPFTFSQFSDEKSMRGNLFSVYVKAANDYIH; encoded by the coding sequence GTGAAGGTTGTGTATGCGTCAACTCCTGATCAGGAACAAAAGATCAAGGAACTTGTGGATTATTTTTATTCCAATGTTTTTCCACTTTATTTTTCCGACGAAGACATAATGGAATTTAAGCGGCAAAAAGTGCTACATACATCCACACGTCATTTTGAATATTTTGGCACGCTAAAAGAAGCTTATCAAGTCATTGCAAGTCTGCAAACACTAATTTCCATTCTTGAAACTTCCCAAAATAAGGAAAAATACTATTCGTTGTTCATGAAAAATGCCAGCATTTTAGAAGAATTTGATATTTATTTTCCCTTTACATTTTCCCAATTTTCCGACGAAAAAAGTATGAGAGGCAATTTATTCAGTGTTTATGTAAAAGCAGCAAATGATTATATTCATTAG
- a CDS encoding RluA family pseudouridine synthase → MLKTSRKGDWFEITIPSEWAGISIDYLFRSKWNAAKKQIYSLRMAKAVLLNRQEADWTSPLREGDLLQIKLFEPTENYGYIPAYFDVHVIYEDEHLIVFNKPAGMDTHPNETGQTNTLANAAAFYLQANGESVKIRHIHRLDRDTTGAVLFAKHALAGSILDRMLEHRLIKRTYLAMAEGILQKKSGIINLPIGRDRHHPTRRRVSDTGQQAVTRYSVVHILREDKLTIVECQLDTGRTHQIRVHFSAIGHPLAGDVLYGGKPIFKRQALHAAKLEFTHPFTREKIVCHAPFIDEPPIFKNIDPYSI, encoded by the coding sequence ATGTTGAAAACAAGCCGAAAAGGCGATTGGTTTGAAATTACTATCCCTTCTGAATGGGCCGGCATTTCAATCGACTATTTATTTCGAAGCAAATGGAATGCCGCAAAGAAACAGATATATTCATTGAGAATGGCAAAGGCTGTTTTGCTTAACAGACAAGAAGCTGACTGGACTTCACCTCTTCGTGAAGGTGACCTGCTTCAAATCAAACTTTTTGAGCCAACTGAAAATTATGGATATATTCCTGCCTATTTTGATGTTCATGTTATTTATGAAGATGAACATTTAATTGTATTTAACAAACCTGCCGGAATGGATACACATCCAAACGAAACCGGACAGACAAATACACTTGCCAATGCGGCTGCGTTTTATTTGCAGGCTAATGGAGAGTCTGTAAAAATAAGGCATATCCATCGGCTTGACCGGGATACAACAGGTGCAGTCCTGTTTGCAAAACATGCTTTAGCCGGTTCGATTTTAGACCGTATGCTTGAACATCGGTTAATAAAACGGACCTACCTGGCAATGGCGGAAGGCATTCTTCAAAAAAAGTCCGGCATTATTAATCTTCCTATCGGGAGGGACCGCCATCATCCGACAAGGCGAAGGGTATCTGACACGGGCCAGCAGGCAGTCACAAGGTATAGCGTTGTACATATCTTAAGAGAAGATAAACTTACCATTGTTGAATGCCAGCTTGATACCGGAAGAACCCATCAAATTCGCGTCCATTTCAGCGCCATTGGCCATCCTCTTGCAGGTGATGTTTTATATGGCGGAAAACCGATTTTTAAACGGCAGGCATTGCACGCTGCAAAACTAGAATTTACACATCCATTTACGAGAGAAAAAATTGTTTGTCATGCGCCATTCATCGATGAGCCGCCTATTTTCAAGAATATTGATCCTTATTCAATCTAA
- a CDS encoding DUF47 domain-containing protein, with amino-acid sequence MVFKKKDKFAILLSSIAANLKEATNYFADYKLKNVSDLKIFSEKMKEYESKGDSFVHKVIKELNNTFITPIEREDILLLAMSMDDVLDGLEHCAALFEMYTITNADEYMLKFVDALRNCSLEIEQAVDLLSTKKLLKIRDHAIKIKDYESKCDNIQRQSIKHLFSIEKDPIRLIKYKEIYENLENIADSCQGVANTLETIIMKNA; translated from the coding sequence ATGGTTTTCAAAAAGAAGGACAAGTTTGCTATTCTTTTAAGTAGCATAGCCGCTAACTTAAAGGAAGCAACGAATTATTTTGCGGATTACAAGCTGAAAAATGTCAGCGATTTGAAGATTTTCTCTGAAAAAATGAAGGAGTATGAATCAAAAGGAGATTCATTTGTACATAAAGTCATTAAGGAATTGAATAATACGTTCATCACCCCCATTGAACGTGAAGATATCCTTCTTTTGGCAATGAGCATGGATGATGTATTAGACGGATTGGAACACTGCGCTGCTTTATTTGAAATGTATACGATCACAAATGCAGATGAGTATATGCTCAAATTCGTAGATGCCCTTAGAAACTGTTCTTTAGAGATTGAACAAGCGGTTGATTTGCTTTCAACTAAGAAATTGCTTAAGATTCGAGATCATGCGATAAAAATCAAGGATTACGAATCAAAATGCGATAACATTCAGCGTCAGTCCATTAAGCATTTGTTCTCCATTGAAAAAGATCCGATCCGACTTATTAAATATAAGGAAATTTACGAAAACCTTGAAAATATTGCAGATAGCTGTCAAGGTGTAGCCAATACTCTTGAAACCATCATAATGAAAAACGCATAA
- a CDS encoding thioredoxin family protein has protein sequence MKKVIIFLAIIIVLFAGVAILNNMQQKEKISAKNPYGKDSLHPETVKQLDDPNYQNIILPEELEKKLEAKEDVTVYFFSPTCPHCQDTTPIVAPLSKNMGIDLVLFNLLEFEDGWDDYGITETPTIVQYKDGKEIARITGYNEKSVFEEWFNKYSK, from the coding sequence ATGAAAAAAGTAATCATATTTTTGGCCATTATTATCGTACTTTTTGCCGGAGTCGCAATTTTAAATAATATGCAGCAAAAAGAAAAAATATCTGCAAAAAATCCTTATGGTAAAGACAGTCTTCATCCGGAAACGGTTAAACAATTGGACGACCCGAATTATCAAAATATTATTCTGCCCGAAGAACTTGAAAAAAAGTTAGAAGCTAAAGAAGATGTAACAGTATACTTTTTCAGTCCAACCTGCCCGCATTGCCAGGATACAACACCGATTGTAGCGCCTTTGTCTAAAAATATGGGAATAGATCTCGTTCTGTTTAACCTGCTTGAATTTGAAGATGGCTGGGATGACTATGGCATTACAGAAACGCCAACGATTGTACAATATAAAGACGGAAAAGAAATAGCCAGGATAACTGGATATAATGAGAAATCTGTATTTGAGGAATGGTTTAATAAATATTCAAAATAA
- a CDS encoding disulfide oxidoreductase, protein MQPKKDVRETLLFVAWATSVIAMFGSLYFSEIRQFEPCELCWYQRILMYPLVVILGIAVIKKDYPIAFYSMILSGIGFFTSLYHYSLQKVPFMADHAISCGRVPCTGQYINWLGFITIPFLALTAFTIIFIVSYFIWKKNKEAA, encoded by the coding sequence ATGCAGCCAAAAAAAGATGTTCGTGAAACATTATTATTCGTCGCTTGGGCAACATCGGTAATCGCCATGTTCGGTAGTTTGTATTTCTCCGAAATTCGCCAATTTGAACCTTGCGAATTATGCTGGTATCAGCGGATTTTAATGTATCCGCTTGTTGTTATTTTAGGAATTGCCGTTATTAAAAAGGACTACCCTATTGCGTTCTACTCCATGATTTTGTCAGGTATCGGCTTTTTTACTTCCCTTTACCATTACTCGCTCCAAAAGGTCCCTTTTATGGCTGATCACGCAATATCATGCGGAAGGGTGCCCTGCACAGGTCAATACATAAATTGGCTCGGATTTATTACAATTCCATTTTTAGCCCTAACAGCATTTACGATTATTTTTATCGTTAGCTATTTCATTTGGAAAAAAAATAAGGAGGCAGCATAG
- a CDS encoding inorganic phosphate transporter — protein sequence MDGIFILTILIVIGALAFDFINGFHDTANAIATSVSTKALKPRQAIILAATMNFVGAMTFTGVAKTITKDIVDPFTLENGSIVILAALIAAIFWNLLTWYYGIPSSSSHAIIGSIAGAAIAAAGFNALNYAGFLKIIQSLIISPILAFGVGFIVYSIFKIAFKNLNLTKTNRNFRIFQIFTASLQAYTHGTNDAQKAMGIITMALIANNYVSSTEIPFWVQFSCALAMGLGTSVGGWKIIKTVGAKIMKIRPVNGVAADLTGAMIIFGATYIHLPVSTTHVISSSILGVGAAHRLRGVKWDTAQRMIVTWFITLPISALLAGISYVILNIFF from the coding sequence ATGGACGGAATATTCATTTTAACCATATTAATTGTCATCGGTGCCCTTGCGTTTGATTTTATTAACGGCTTTCATGATACTGCCAACGCAATCGCTACTTCCGTTTCTACGAAAGCCTTAAAACCACGTCAGGCAATCATTCTTGCTGCTACCATGAACTTTGTGGGTGCCATGACTTTTACAGGTGTAGCGAAAACCATTACGAAAGATATCGTGGACCCTTTCACATTGGAAAACGGTTCTATTGTTATTCTAGCCGCACTCATTGCAGCTATTTTTTGGAATTTACTAACGTGGTACTATGGAATTCCCAGCAGTTCCTCTCATGCTATTATCGGCTCCATTGCAGGAGCTGCAATCGCCGCGGCTGGATTTAATGCATTAAATTACGCAGGGTTTTTAAAGATTATCCAGTCATTAATTATCTCGCCGATTCTTGCCTTTGGAGTAGGATTTATTGTTTATAGTATTTTTAAAATTGCTTTTAAAAATCTTAACTTAACAAAGACGAACCGAAACTTTCGTATCTTTCAAATTTTTACCGCTTCTTTGCAAGCTTATACGCACGGTACAAATGACGCCCAAAAAGCGATGGGAATTATCACTATGGCTCTTATCGCAAATAACTATGTATCATCAACTGAAATACCATTTTGGGTGCAATTTTCCTGTGCGTTAGCAATGGGGCTTGGAACTTCCGTAGGCGGATGGAAAATCATTAAAACAGTCGGCGCAAAAATCATGAAAATCCGGCCTGTAAATGGAGTTGCCGCTGATTTAACCGGTGCCATGATTATTTTTGGGGCAACGTATATTCATTTGCCTGTCAGTACGACTCACGTAATTTCATCTTCCATTCTTGGCGTCGGTGCAGCCCACCGTTTGAGAGGCGTTAAGTGGGATACAGCGCAAAGAATGATTGTCACCTGGTTTATTACCTTGCCAATTTCCGCCCTTCTGGCCGGCATCTCGTACGTTATTTTAAATATCTTTTTTTAG
- a CDS encoding IS110 family transposase has product MNYTQNQKISQITPSTLIVGIDVAKEKHVARFQDDRGLEFGKRLIFENRIHGFQTLLDWVNHIQKENHKDHVIFGMEPTGHYWLNLAYFLKAKGYDVVLVNPMHVKKSKELDDNSPTKNDTKDARVIAQLMKDGRYSVPNLLEGVYAELREGVKLRDQLIKQLMIIEGRIENVIQRFFPEFFDVFGDWKGKAAFYTLRMFPFPSHIQKLSPEEVLQKWKPYVQRGVGLKRATRLVEVAKKSVGIETGIQFAKRELDCLLDQYELYKKQLAQLDEELEGVVESIPGAKQMTNIPGLSHTTIALFFAEVGDLTKYNHPQQLVNLAGLSLREHSSGKYKGQTRITKRGRRRLRKALYLAIRPLVAHNPVFKALHHYYTNRPDRPLKKQQSLIALCCKLLRVLFAIGKKQCEFDGLKLLKGLPQIKALQAA; this is encoded by the coding sequence ATGAATTATACACAAAATCAAAAAATCTCTCAAATTACACCATCAACTCTCATTGTAGGTATTGATGTAGCTAAAGAAAAGCACGTTGCCCGTTTTCAAGATGACCGAGGCTTAGAATTTGGCAAGAGATTGATCTTTGAAAATCGTATACACGGCTTTCAAACCTTATTAGATTGGGTTAATCATATTCAAAAAGAAAATCATAAGGACCACGTGATTTTTGGAATGGAGCCAACAGGTCATTATTGGCTAAATCTTGCCTACTTTCTTAAGGCAAAAGGATATGATGTAGTGCTAGTGAATCCCATGCACGTCAAAAAAAGTAAAGAGCTTGATGACAATTCGCCTACAAAAAACGATACAAAAGATGCTCGTGTCATTGCACAGTTAATGAAAGATGGGCGATACTCCGTACCGAACCTATTAGAGGGCGTATACGCTGAACTAAGGGAAGGCGTCAAATTACGAGATCAGCTCATCAAACAGCTTATGATCATTGAAGGGCGGATTGAAAACGTCATTCAGCGCTTTTTCCCAGAGTTTTTCGATGTGTTTGGAGATTGGAAAGGTAAAGCAGCCTTTTATACCTTGCGCATGTTTCCATTTCCCTCTCATATTCAAAAGTTGTCACCAGAAGAAGTGCTGCAAAAATGGAAACCGTATGTACAGCGTGGGGTTGGGCTGAAACGAGCAACCCGACTCGTAGAAGTAGCGAAAAAGAGCGTTGGGATTGAGACAGGAATCCAGTTCGCAAAAAGAGAATTGGATTGCCTATTGGATCAATATGAGCTTTACAAGAAACAGTTAGCACAACTAGATGAAGAACTAGAAGGTGTTGTTGAAAGCATACCAGGTGCGAAACAAATGACCAATATCCCGGGACTTAGTCACACTACCATTGCTTTGTTCTTTGCGGAAGTAGGAGATTTAACCAAGTACAATCATCCGCAACAATTAGTCAATCTGGCAGGGCTTTCTTTAAGAGAACACAGTTCAGGAAAGTATAAAGGGCAAACACGCATAACCAAAAGGGGCCGAAGACGTTTACGAAAAGCATTATACCTGGCCATTCGACCATTGGTTGCCCATAATCCTGTATTTAAAGCCTTGCATCATTACTATACCAATCGGCCAGACAGGCCGTTAAAAAAACAACAGTCTCTGATTGCCTTGTGTTGTAAATTATTACGTGTGTTATTTGCCATTGGTAAGAAACAGTGTGAGTTTGATGGATTAAAGCTATTAAAGGGATTACCTCAAATAAAAGCATTACAGGCTGCATAA
- a CDS encoding flavodoxin family protein yields the protein MIVLNGSSRENGNTVYLARLAVEGKEAKFIHLKDKQILPICDKRHDPQGFQPLNDDYDTLIKTVLEYDAIIFATPIYWYGMSGIMKNFIDRWSQSLRDRELDFKEKMKEKKAYVVACGGDDARLKGLPLILQFKYIFDFMNMDFCGYVIGEGNSPGEVENDHSACQQARNLLK from the coding sequence ATTATTGTATTAAACGGAAGTTCAAGAGAAAACGGAAATACCGTATATCTAGCTAGATTGGCTGTGGAAGGAAAAGAGGCAAAATTTATTCATCTCAAAGATAAACAAATTTTGCCGATTTGCGACAAAAGACATGATCCACAGGGGTTTCAACCTTTAAATGATGATTATGATACTCTGATCAAAACAGTATTAGAGTACGATGCGATTATCTTTGCCACGCCAATTTACTGGTATGGTATGTCAGGGATAATGAAAAATTTTATTGACAGATGGTCACAAAGCCTTCGCGACCGAGAACTTGACTTTAAAGAAAAAATGAAAGAGAAAAAAGCGTATGTAGTGGCATGCGGGGGCGACGATGCAAGATTAAAAGGTCTTCCACTCATTTTACAATTCAAATATATATTTGATTTCATGAATATGGATTTTTGCGGTTATGTCATTGGCGAGGGCAATTCGCCAGGTGAAGTTGAAAATGACCACTCTGCCTGCCAGCAGGCCCGTAACTTATTAAAATAA
- a CDS encoding GlsB/YeaQ/YmgE family stress response membrane protein translates to MFSFIWSLIIGGIIGWIAGMIVGKDIPGGVIGNIIAGFIGAWIGSAILGDWGPEIADFAIIPALIGAVVLVFLLSLIMRGMRKATD, encoded by the coding sequence ATGTTTAGCTTTATATGGTCATTAATTATTGGAGGTATTATCGGTTGGATTGCCGGCATGATTGTTGGAAAAGACATCCCAGGAGGAGTTATTGGGAATATTATTGCCGGTTTTATCGGTGCATGGATTGGATCTGCAATATTAGGCGACTGGGGTCCTGAGATAGCTGACTTTGCCATTATCCCTGCTTTAATTGGTGCTGTTGTCCTTGTCTTCTTATTAAGCTTGATTATGAGAGGGATGAGAAAAGCAACAGATTAA